A single genomic interval of Procambarus clarkii isolate CNS0578487 chromosome 61, FALCON_Pclarkii_2.0, whole genome shotgun sequence harbors:
- the LOC138354017 gene encoding uncharacterized protein, with product MDLPSTSNGLQGKFLRRCTNCKQCVHVRSNVCKFCQCDFRNSRELMKKEEEARFLLKGKKALERNTASRVLRRIENQLTYLRGCGYESIVIYYKKGPARVTHGILPNNVIQEEDKKIFTTNFFLSRTRKLDADKLTLGSEGDSDNALEKNPDELQVQQVHKVQKVPQVQEIQQLQKVPQVEHLQKVPPVQQGLPLAILQKQQEVQVVKFEPQGTTPGKQCSNNGMGILKYLRKQVKKDKQ from the exons atggatctacctagtacatccaatg gtcttcagggaaaattcttgaggagatgcacaaactgcaaacaatgtgtgcatgtccgaagcaatgtttgcaagttctgccagtgtgacttccgaaacagtagagaattaatgaagaaagaagaggaagcccgttttctacttaaaggcaagaaggctttagaacgaaatacagcaagccgggttctacgaaggattgaaaatcag cTAACATATCTGCGTGGCTGTGGGTATGAATCAATCGTTATCTATTACAAGAAAGGACCAGCACGGGTGACGCATGGTATCCTACCAAACAACGTAATAcaagaagaggacaagaagatcttcaccactaacttctttttgt cacgcacaaggaagcttgatgcagataaacttacattaggatcagaaggtgatagcgataatgccctggaaaaaaatcctgacgagctacaagtgcagcaggtgcataaagtccaaaaagtaccgcaggtgcaagaaattcaacaattacaaaaagttccgcaggtggaacatttacaaaaagttccgccggtgcaacaagggctaccattagcaatccttcagaaacagcaagaagtacaagtagtaaaatttgaaccacagggaactacaccaggaaaacagtgtagtaacaacggaatgggaattttaaaatacctgaggaaacaggtaaaaaaggacaaacaatag